A single Micromonospora sp. CCTCC AA 2012012 DNA region contains:
- a CDS encoding ATP-dependent DNA helicase: MTPPRAATGSTVPRKGRGNRPSGLDLLAAAVGAVPGGAARPGQQQMAEAIGRSIADREHLLVQAGTGTGKSLAYLAPALTVDGPVVVSTATLALQSQLVEHDLPRLADAVEPVLGRRPTFAVLKGRHHYLCLARLDNSTEDEPEDTLFDAPARPAGGTKWLGEAGRMGKQIQRLRDWAEKTDTGDRDELDPGVDDQAWRLVSMPARECVGAARCPFGAECFAEASRARAREADVVVTNHSLLAVDMLAGRHIVPPHKLLIVDEAHELADRVSSAAQAELVPELIDRYTRRARPLLRPEVADRLTEAGDALAVGLAEAPAGRLTAGLPGPLREACTLLDAATRAALEAIGDVKADDPDPVRKQQAKAALDELSTTAQRLLEEGDHDVAWVEKPDNGSRRALVVAPLSVAGTLATHLYDERTVVATSATLALGGRFDTVARALGLDAPTPTPPTPAAAALAASTARGDTAAAPVAVAPGSAAATGTVPATSGPGWRSLDVGSPFDYARQGILYVAAHLPRPSVSGLPEAAGEELLALVGALGGRTLGLFSSRRAAQQAAELVRARTDLPVLLQGEEALPLLVRRFREERESCLFGVMSLWQGVDVPGDACQLVVIDRLPFPRPDEPLAAARAAAVDAGGGSGFAAVSVPIAAVRLAQGVGRLIRATGDRGVVAVLDSRLETARGYGPFLRRSLPPFWYTTRADVARGALERLAKS; encoded by the coding sequence GTGACTCCGCCCCGCGCCGCCACCGGTTCCACCGTCCCCCGGAAGGGTCGGGGCAACCGGCCGAGCGGGCTCGACCTGCTCGCCGCGGCCGTCGGCGCGGTGCCCGGCGGGGCGGCCCGGCCGGGCCAGCAGCAGATGGCCGAGGCGATCGGCAGAAGCATCGCCGACCGGGAGCACCTGCTGGTCCAGGCCGGCACCGGCACCGGCAAGTCGCTGGCCTACCTGGCCCCGGCGTTGACCGTGGACGGCCCGGTGGTGGTCTCCACGGCGACGCTGGCGTTGCAGTCCCAGCTGGTCGAGCACGACCTGCCCCGGCTCGCCGACGCGGTGGAGCCGGTGCTCGGCCGACGCCCCACCTTCGCCGTGCTGAAGGGGCGCCACCACTACCTCTGCCTGGCCCGGCTGGACAACTCGACCGAGGACGAGCCGGAGGACACCCTCTTCGACGCCCCCGCCCGCCCGGCCGGCGGCACGAAGTGGCTCGGCGAGGCCGGCCGGATGGGCAAGCAGATCCAGCGGCTGCGGGACTGGGCGGAGAAGACCGACACCGGCGACCGGGACGAGCTGGACCCGGGCGTGGACGACCAGGCCTGGCGGCTGGTGTCGATGCCGGCCCGGGAGTGCGTCGGCGCGGCCCGCTGCCCGTTCGGGGCCGAGTGCTTCGCCGAGGCGTCCCGCGCCCGCGCCCGCGAGGCCGACGTGGTGGTCACCAACCACAGCCTGCTCGCGGTGGACATGCTCGCCGGCCGGCACATCGTGCCGCCGCACAAGCTGCTCATCGTCGACGAGGCGCACGAACTGGCCGACCGGGTCTCCTCGGCCGCCCAGGCCGAGCTGGTGCCCGAGCTGATCGACCGGTACACCCGTCGGGCCCGCCCGCTGCTGCGGCCGGAGGTCGCCGACCGGCTCACCGAGGCCGGTGACGCCCTCGCGGTCGGGCTGGCGGAGGCCCCGGCCGGGCGGCTCACCGCCGGCCTGCCCGGCCCGCTGCGCGAGGCGTGCACGCTGCTCGACGCGGCGACCCGGGCGGCGCTGGAGGCGATCGGCGACGTCAAGGCCGACGACCCCGACCCGGTCCGCAAGCAGCAGGCCAAGGCGGCGCTCGACGAACTCTCCACCACCGCGCAGCGGCTGCTGGAAGAGGGCGACCACGACGTCGCCTGGGTGGAGAAGCCCGACAACGGCAGCCGGCGCGCCCTGGTGGTGGCCCCGCTGTCGGTCGCCGGCACCCTCGCCACCCACCTCTACGACGAGCGCACCGTGGTGGCCACCTCGGCCACCCTGGCGCTGGGCGGCCGGTTCGACACGGTGGCCCGCGCCCTCGGGCTGGACGCGCCGACACCCACCCCGCCGACCCCGGCCGCCGCCGCTCTCGCCGCCAGCACGGCGCGCGGCGACACCGCCGCCGCCCCGGTGGCCGTCGCTCCCGGCAGCGCCGCCGCCACCGGCACCGTCCCGGCCACCTCCGGGCCGGGCTGGCGGTCGCTCGACGTCGGCTCACCGTTCGACTACGCCCGGCAGGGCATCCTCTACGTCGCCGCGCACCTGCCCCGGCCCAGCGTCTCCGGGCTGCCCGAGGCGGCCGGTGAGGAACTGCTGGCGCTGGTCGGGGCGCTCGGTGGGCGTACCCTCGGGCTCTTCTCCTCGCGGCGGGCCGCGCAGCAGGCCGCCGAGCTGGTCCGCGCGCGGACCGACCTGCCGGTGCTGTTGCAGGGCGAGGAGGCACTGCCGCTGCTGGTCCGCCGGTTCCGCGAGGAGCGGGAGAGCTGCCTGTTCGGGGTGATGTCGCTCTGGCAGGGGGTGGACGTCCCCGGCGACGCCTGCCAGCTCGTGGTGATCGACCGGCTGCCGTTCCCCCGCCCCGACGAACCGCTCGCGGCGGCCCGGGCGGCGGCCGTCGACGCCGGCGGCGGCTCGGGCTTCGCGGCGGTCAGCGTGCCGATCGCCGCCGTGCGGCTGGCCCAGGGCGTGGGGCGGCTGATCCGGGCCACCGGTGACCGGGGCGTGGTCGCGGTGCTCGACTCCCGGCTGGAGACCGCCCGCGGCTACGGCCCCTTCCTGCGCCGCTCGCTGCCCCCGTTCTGGTACACCACCCGCGCGGACGTGGCGCGCGGCGCGCTGGAGCGGCTGGCCAAGAGCTGA
- a CDS encoding DUF402 domain-containing protein: MPSDVVRVIYRKYDGSAHRDYPARRLTEDDLGVWLGVPAGTESVYHGRPSVEQIPFVLLVPHHAWWTGMFNPPPRTSEVYCDIATPARWEGEDTVHLVDLDLDVVRRRATGLVELRDEDEFAEHRERFGYPDDLVVEAEAAARWLLGALGDGTEPFATSYRKWLALVV; the protein is encoded by the coding sequence ATGCCGAGCGATGTGGTCCGCGTGATCTACCGCAAGTACGACGGCAGCGCGCACCGCGACTACCCGGCCCGCCGGCTCACCGAGGACGACCTCGGCGTCTGGCTCGGCGTGCCGGCCGGCACCGAGTCGGTCTATCACGGCCGGCCGTCGGTCGAGCAGATCCCGTTCGTCCTGCTGGTGCCGCACCACGCCTGGTGGACCGGCATGTTCAACCCCCCGCCCCGGACCAGCGAGGTCTACTGCGACATCGCCACCCCGGCCCGCTGGGAGGGGGAGGACACCGTCCACCTGGTCGACCTCGACCTGGACGTGGTGCGCCGCCGGGCCACCGGGCTGGTCGAGCTGCGCGACGAGGACGAGTTCGCCGAGCACCGGGAACGCTTCGGCTACCCCGACGACCTGGTGGTCGAGGCGGAGGCGGCGGCCCGGTGGCTGCTCGGCGCGCTCGGCGACGGGACCGAGCCGTTCGCCACCTCGTACCGGAAGTGGCTGGCCCTGGTGGTCTAG
- the sigJ gene encoding RNA polymerase sigma factor SigJ, translating to MVGELATEFEAGFEAERGHLTAVAYRMLGSRSEAEDAVQETWLRYATALADPAARAQVRQLRGWLTTTCSRICLDVLRSVRVRRETYPGQWLPEPMVRELPAADGFAPDPAERAVRADQLGTALVVVLERLTPEQRVAFVLHDVFAVPFATVAEVLGTTAAAARQLASRGRRAVTAPDVPRHTADLAEQQRVFAAFAAAVESGELDRLVRVLAPDVVLIGDSGGHFPAGRRPVVGADKVARFILGLFRQVDRRGGRLRARPVLVDGAIGWQSETVHRDGRLLRMVAAYAVHDGRITGVFHQLNPEKLAGLPPFGPDDAWPPRPAA from the coding sequence GTGGTGGGAGAGCTGGCGACGGAATTCGAGGCCGGGTTCGAGGCGGAGCGGGGGCACCTGACGGCCGTCGCGTACCGGATGCTGGGCAGCCGGAGCGAGGCCGAGGACGCCGTGCAGGAGACCTGGCTGCGGTACGCCACCGCGCTCGCCGACCCGGCCGCCCGCGCCCAGGTCCGCCAGCTGCGCGGCTGGCTCACCACCACCTGCTCGCGGATCTGCCTCGACGTGCTCCGCTCCGTCCGGGTACGCCGGGAGACGTACCCCGGGCAGTGGCTGCCGGAGCCGATGGTGCGTGAGCTGCCGGCGGCCGACGGCTTCGCCCCCGACCCGGCCGAACGGGCGGTCCGGGCCGACCAGCTCGGCACCGCCCTGGTGGTGGTCCTGGAGCGGCTCACGCCCGAGCAGCGGGTCGCCTTCGTCCTGCACGACGTCTTCGCCGTGCCGTTCGCCACGGTCGCCGAGGTGCTCGGCACCACCGCCGCCGCGGCCCGGCAGCTCGCCTCCCGGGGCCGCCGCGCGGTCACCGCGCCGGACGTGCCCCGGCACACCGCCGACCTGGCCGAGCAGCAGCGGGTCTTCGCCGCGTTCGCCGCCGCCGTCGAGTCCGGCGAGCTGGACCGGCTGGTCCGGGTGCTCGCCCCGGACGTGGTGCTGATCGGCGACAGCGGCGGGCACTTCCCGGCGGGCCGGCGGCCGGTGGTGGGCGCCGACAAGGTGGCCCGGTTCATCCTCGGTCTGTTCCGTCAGGTCGACCGGCGCGGCGGCCGGCTGCGGGCCCGACCGGTGCTGGTCGACGGCGCCATCGGCTGGCAGTCGGAGACCGTCCACCGGGACGGTCGACTCCTGCGGATGGTCGCCGCCTACGCCGTGCACGACGGGCGGATCACCGGCGTGTTCCACCAGCTCAACCCGGAGAAGCTGGCCGGGCTGCCGCCGTTCGGGCCGGACGACGCCTGGCCGCCCCGCCCGGCGGCCTAG
- a CDS encoding PPK2 family polyphosphate kinase, with protein MSGVDESGVVPPEGGSIRELLRVAPTGGTVELGAIDPRSTPGLPGAAGHGKQRKAWAREQVALVGAELGRQQEMLYAAAKGAAGPEAPTGAPTAADAHLDGDRPRRLLLVLQAMDCGGKDGTIRRVAGAMNPLGLHIRSFGPPTEEELRHDFLWRIRRALPPPGYVGVFNRSHYEDVLVARVESLVDEATWRARYDEIDAFERELTESQVTVVKVMLHISYAEQGERLMERLTDPHKYWKYNPSDLDSRARWDDYQAAYAEALGRCDSDAAPWFVVPADRKWYRDWAVAHLLRETFDGLNLGYPAAGFDVARERRRLRGGSNGQGEQQVNDR; from the coding sequence ATGAGCGGAGTCGATGAGTCGGGGGTCGTGCCGCCGGAGGGCGGTTCGATCCGGGAGTTGCTGCGGGTCGCGCCGACCGGCGGGACGGTCGAGCTGGGCGCGATCGATCCGCGTTCCACGCCGGGGCTGCCGGGGGCGGCCGGCCACGGGAAGCAGCGCAAGGCGTGGGCGCGGGAGCAGGTGGCGCTGGTCGGCGCCGAGCTGGGCCGGCAGCAGGAGATGCTCTACGCCGCCGCGAAGGGCGCGGCCGGCCCGGAGGCCCCGACGGGTGCCCCGACGGCCGCCGACGCCCACCTCGACGGCGACCGGCCGCGCCGGCTGCTGCTGGTGCTCCAGGCGATGGACTGCGGCGGCAAGGACGGCACGATCCGGCGGGTGGCGGGCGCGATGAACCCGCTGGGCCTGCACATCCGCTCGTTCGGGCCGCCGACCGAGGAGGAGCTGCGGCACGACTTCCTGTGGCGGATCCGGCGCGCCCTGCCGCCGCCCGGCTACGTCGGCGTCTTCAACCGATCGCACTACGAGGACGTGCTGGTGGCCCGGGTCGAGTCGCTGGTCGACGAGGCCACCTGGCGCGCCCGGTACGACGAGATCGACGCCTTCGAGCGGGAGCTGACCGAGAGCCAGGTCACCGTGGTCAAGGTGATGCTGCACATCTCGTACGCGGAGCAGGGCGAGCGGCTGATGGAGCGGCTCACCGACCCGCACAAGTACTGGAAGTACAACCCGAGCGACCTGGACTCCCGAGCCCGGTGGGACGACTACCAGGCCGCGTACGCGGAGGCCCTGGGCCGGTGTGACTCGGACGCCGCGCCGTGGTTCGTGGTCCCGGCGGACCGGAAGTGGTACCGGGACTGGGCGGTGGCCCACCTGCTGCGGGAGACGTTCGACGGGCTGAATCTCGGGTATCCGGCCGCCGGTTTCGACGTTGCGCGGGAGCGCCGGCGGTTGCGAGGTGGGTCCAACGGGCAAGGTGAACAGCAGGTGAACGACCGGTGA
- a CDS encoding DUF47 domain-containing protein, translating into MKFSFRPTEGAFYELFTRAAQNLVRGTELLNELGLPDVDVQSVSERLTEVEHDSDQITHELYKKINSTFITPFDREDIYRLGSLLDDVMDHLEAVGNLLYLYGLTKLPSLPRELHELVNVLDQQAKLTAEAMPRLKSMKDLEDYWIECNRLENDGDQAYRMLLVRLFSGEYDALTVLKMKEVADELEAACDAFEHVANTVETITVKES; encoded by the coding sequence GTGAAGTTTTCCTTCCGTCCCACCGAGGGCGCCTTCTACGAGCTCTTCACCAGGGCCGCGCAGAACCTGGTGCGGGGTACCGAGCTCCTCAACGAGCTGGGCCTGCCGGATGTCGACGTGCAGTCGGTCAGCGAGCGGCTCACCGAGGTCGAGCACGACAGCGACCAGATCACCCACGAGCTGTACAAGAAGATCAACTCTACCTTCATCACCCCGTTCGACCGGGAGGACATCTACCGTCTGGGCTCGCTGCTCGACGACGTGATGGACCACCTGGAGGCGGTCGGCAACCTGCTCTACCTGTACGGCCTGACCAAGCTCCCGTCGCTGCCGCGCGAGCTGCACGAGCTGGTCAACGTGCTGGACCAGCAGGCCAAGCTGACCGCCGAGGCGATGCCCCGGCTGAAGTCGATGAAGGATCTCGAGGACTACTGGATCGAGTGCAACCGGCTGGAGAACGACGGCGACCAGGCGTACCGGATGCTGCTGGTCCGCCTCTTCTCCGGCGAGTACGACGCGCTCACCGTGCTGAAGATGAAGGAGGTCGCCGACGAGCTGGAGGCCGCCTGCGACGCCTTCGAGCACGTGGCGAACACCGTCGAGACCATCACGGTCAAGGAGTCCTGA
- a CDS encoding inorganic phosphate transporter, whose product MSPELIAVLAVIVAAMAFDYTNGFHDAANAIATSISTRALTPRVALALAAVGNFVGAHFGAGVAKTVGDGLVTLPPGVVSLGVVFAGVLGAIVWNLITWYFGLPSSSSHALFGGLVGATLFAADGVVQWGNILEKVIIPMVLSPVVGLVLGFLVMLAILWLFRKGQPGKLNRGFRWAQTASAAAMSVGHGMQDAAKTMGIIVLALYTGGYQSDKTHIPGWVFWTSATMLALGTYSGGWRIIRTLGRKIIDLGPPEGFAAETVASAVLYFNALVLKAPISTTHTITSAIMGVGATKRLSAVRWNVAGNIVIAWIITFPAAALIACLTYLVIRPLF is encoded by the coding sequence GTGAGTCCCGAACTCATCGCCGTACTGGCGGTGATCGTGGCCGCCATGGCGTTCGACTACACGAACGGCTTCCATGACGCGGCGAACGCGATCGCCACCAGCATCTCCACCCGGGCCCTGACACCCCGGGTCGCCCTCGCGCTGGCGGCCGTCGGCAACTTCGTCGGCGCGCACTTCGGCGCCGGGGTGGCCAAGACCGTCGGCGACGGCCTGGTGACCCTGCCCCCGGGGGTGGTCAGCCTGGGGGTGGTCTTCGCCGGGGTGCTCGGTGCGATCGTCTGGAACCTGATCACCTGGTACTTCGGCCTGCCCTCGTCCTCCTCGCACGCCCTCTTCGGCGGCCTGGTCGGGGCGACCCTCTTCGCCGCCGACGGCGTGGTGCAGTGGGGCAACATCCTGGAGAAGGTCATCATCCCGATGGTGCTCTCGCCGGTGGTGGGCCTGGTCCTGGGCTTCCTGGTGATGCTGGCCATCCTCTGGCTGTTCCGGAAGGGGCAGCCGGGCAAGCTGAACCGGGGCTTCCGCTGGGCGCAGACCGCCTCGGCGGCGGCCATGTCGGTCGGCCACGGCATGCAGGACGCCGCGAAGACGATGGGCATCATCGTCCTGGCGCTCTACACGGGTGGCTACCAGTCCGACAAGACGCACATCCCCGGCTGGGTGTTCTGGACGTCGGCCACGATGCTGGCGCTGGGCACGTACTCCGGTGGTTGGCGGATCATCCGGACCCTCGGTCGCAAGATCATCGACCTGGGCCCGCCGGAGGGCTTCGCCGCCGAGACGGTGGCCAGCGCGGTGCTCTACTTCAACGCCCTGGTGCTGAAGGCCCCGATCTCCACCACCCACACGATCACCTCGGCGATCATGGGGGTGGGCGCGACCAAGCGGCTCTCCGCGGTGCGCTGGAACGTCGCCGGCAACATCGTGATCGCCTGGATCATCACGTTCCCGGCGGCCGCGCTGATCGCCTGCCTCACCTACCTGGTGATCCGCCCGCTCTTCTGA
- a CDS encoding Gfo/Idh/MocA family protein, whose amino-acid sequence MTRWGILATGHIAGRFAEDLKLVPGAELVAVGSRTRESAELFAARHGAPRAYASWAELAADPDLDVIYVATPHAAHHEATMTCLAAGRAVLVEKPFTLDLATSTKLVETARARGVFLMEAMWMRCNPIILRVVELIRDGAIGEVTHVRADFGAAGPFPPEHRMRARTLGGGALLDLGVYPLSLAHVLLGVPQHVQAWAKLGPEGVDENTGLLLGWDSGAVATLSCGMVGATAITAAITGTTGRIDLPEPFFRPGSAVLHRLGAEPEVIPADLTGGGYQHEAVEVQRCLAAGLTESPLVPHSATLEVMALLDDVRARIGVDYA is encoded by the coding sequence ATGACGCGTTGGGGAATCCTGGCCACCGGCCACATCGCCGGCCGCTTCGCCGAGGACCTGAAGCTGGTGCCGGGCGCCGAACTGGTCGCCGTCGGCTCGCGCACCCGGGAGAGTGCCGAACTCTTCGCCGCCCGGCACGGCGCGCCCCGGGCGTACGCCTCGTGGGCGGAACTGGCCGCGGACCCGGACCTGGACGTGATCTATGTGGCCACCCCGCACGCCGCCCACCACGAGGCGACCATGACCTGTCTGGCCGCCGGCCGGGCGGTGCTGGTGGAGAAGCCGTTCACGCTCGACCTGGCCACCAGCACCAAGCTGGTGGAGACGGCGCGCGCCCGTGGGGTCTTCCTGATGGAGGCCATGTGGATGCGGTGCAATCCGATCATCCTGCGGGTGGTCGAGCTGATCCGGGACGGGGCGATCGGCGAGGTGACCCACGTCCGGGCCGACTTCGGGGCCGCCGGGCCGTTCCCGCCCGAGCACCGGATGCGGGCCCGGACGCTGGGCGGCGGCGCCCTGCTCGACCTGGGGGTCTATCCGCTGAGCCTGGCGCACGTGCTGCTGGGTGTGCCGCAGCACGTGCAGGCCTGGGCGAAGCTCGGCCCGGAGGGCGTCGACGAGAACACCGGGCTGCTGCTCGGCTGGGACTCGGGTGCGGTCGCCACGCTGAGCTGCGGCATGGTGGGCGCGACCGCGATCACCGCGGCGATCACCGGCACCACCGGCCGGATCGACCTGCCCGAGCCGTTCTTCCGGCCGGGCTCGGCGGTGCTGCACCGGCTCGGCGCCGAGCCGGAGGTGATCCCCGCCGACCTGACCGGCGGGGGCTACCAGCACGAGGCGGTCGAGGTGCAGCGCTGCCTGGCCGCCGGGCTCACCGAGAGCCCGCTGGTCCCGCACTCCGCCACCCTGGAGGTGATGGCGCTGCTCGACGACGTCCGCGCCCGGATCGGGGTGGACTACGCGTGA